The proteins below are encoded in one region of Pseudomonas entomophila L48:
- a CDS encoding ABC-type transport auxiliary lipoprotein family protein, with amino-acid sequence MNPSLRLAALAATLSLASACSILPQGEPVDIYRLPVGQTARGASPLDWSLRLNKPLASEALAGPRIAVIPQGDVISSYKGARWSDPVPMLVRNRLLDGFQRDGRVQRLSADDSNLQADYELGGELQAFQAEYRPGGSVEVVIRYDARLVQGRSQRILASKRFEVRQPLGQLQVPAVVAGFGTASDQLARQVIDWTVSQVQPKNQ; translated from the coding sequence ATGAACCCGTCCCTGCGCCTGGCCGCGCTGGCCGCCACCCTGAGCCTGGCGTCAGCCTGCTCGATCCTGCCTCAGGGCGAGCCTGTGGATATCTATCGCCTGCCGGTCGGGCAGACGGCCCGCGGCGCCTCGCCGCTGGACTGGTCGCTGCGCCTGAACAAGCCCCTGGCCAGCGAAGCCCTGGCCGGGCCGCGCATCGCGGTGATCCCCCAGGGTGACGTGATCAGCAGCTACAAGGGTGCGCGCTGGAGCGACCCGGTGCCCATGCTGGTACGCAACCGCCTGCTCGATGGCTTCCAGCGCGATGGCCGGGTACAACGCCTGAGCGCCGACGACAGCAACCTGCAGGCCGACTATGAGCTGGGGGGCGAATTGCAGGCCTTCCAGGCCGAATACCGGCCTGGAGGAAGCGTGGAAGTGGTGATCCGCTATGACGCGCGGCTGGTGCAGGGGCGCAGCCAGCGCATCCTCGCCAGCAAGCGCTTCGAGGTGCGCCAGCCGCTAGGCCAGTTGCAAGTGCCAGCAGTGGTCGCCGGCTTCGGCACGGCCAGCGACCAGCTGGCGCGCCAGGTGATCGACTGGACCGTCAGCCAGGTTCAGCCGAAGAACCAATAG
- a CDS encoding MlaD family protein: METRAHHVLIGLVTVLVVAGAMLFGLWLTKSSVDTAFKDYEVVFNEAVSGLSRGSPVQYNGIKVGDVSSLRLDPKDPRRVLARVRLSGDTPVKEDTQAKLTLAGVTGNAFIQLSGGTPHSPELKGKDGKLPVIVASPSPISRLLNDSSDLVTNINLLLHNANQMFSEGNIERLSNTLANLEQTTGAFANQKGGISAAIEQLAQVGKQANATLAETQALMRNANGLLGNQGKQAIGSAEQAMQALAESAATLNSLLQDNRQSIDDGAQGLNQLSPAIRELRETLNALKGISRRLEADPSGYLLGRDNNKEFQP, translated from the coding sequence ATGGAAACCCGAGCTCATCATGTCCTGATCGGCCTGGTCACCGTGCTGGTGGTGGCCGGCGCCATGCTGTTCGGCCTGTGGCTGACCAAGTCCAGCGTTGACACAGCGTTCAAGGACTACGAAGTGGTGTTCAACGAGGCAGTGTCGGGCCTGTCCCGTGGCAGCCCGGTGCAGTACAACGGCATCAAGGTCGGCGATGTCAGCAGCCTGCGCCTGGACCCGAAGGACCCGCGCCGGGTCCTGGCCCGCGTGCGCCTGAGCGGTGATACGCCGGTCAAGGAAGACACCCAGGCCAAGCTCACGCTGGCCGGGGTCACCGGCAACGCGTTCATCCAGCTCAGCGGCGGCACCCCGCACAGCCCCGAGCTCAAGGGCAAGGACGGCAAGCTGCCGGTGATCGTCGCTTCGCCCTCGCCAATTTCGCGCCTGCTCAACGACAGCAGCGACCTGGTGACCAACATCAACCTGCTGCTGCACAACGCCAACCAGATGTTCTCCGAGGGCAACATCGAGCGGCTGAGCAACACCCTGGCGAACCTGGAACAGACCACCGGCGCCTTCGCCAACCAGAAGGGCGGAATTTCCGCGGCCATCGAACAGCTGGCCCAGGTCGGCAAGCAGGCCAACGCCACGCTCGCCGAAACCCAGGCATTGATGCGCAACGCCAACGGCCTGCTGGGCAACCAGGGCAAGCAGGCGATCGGCAGCGCCGAGCAGGCCATGCAGGCGCTGGCCGAAAGCGCCGCCACCCTCAACAGCCTGCTCCAGGACAACCGTCAGTCCATCGACGACGGCGCCCAGGGCCTGAACCAGTTGTCCCCGGCGATCCGCGAACTGCGTGAAACCCTCAACGCGCTCAAGGGTATCTCCCGGCGCCTGGAGGCCGACCCCAGCGGCTACCTGCTGGGGCGCGACAACAACAAGGAGTTCCAGCCATGA
- a CDS encoding ABC transporter ATP-binding protein — protein MTGREAVIEARGICNRFGSQSVHENLDLDLYRGEILAVVGGSGSGKSVLLRSIIGLRRPNDGQVKVFGQDLATLDETQRSLVERRFGVLFQKGALFSSLTVTENVALPLIEHAGLSRADAEHLAGVKLALAGLPISAADKYPASLSGGMIKRAALARALALDPDILFLDEPTAGLDPIGAAAFDQLILTLRDALGLSVFLITHDLDTLYTITDRVAVLAQKKVLVAGPLSEVEQTDDPWIHEYFHGPRGRAAEDAALRARQER, from the coding sequence GTGACGGGCCGGGAAGCGGTGATCGAGGCGCGGGGCATCTGCAACCGCTTCGGTAGCCAGAGCGTGCACGAAAACCTCGACCTGGACCTGTACCGCGGCGAAATTCTTGCCGTGGTCGGCGGTTCGGGCAGCGGCAAGTCGGTGCTGCTGCGCAGCATCATCGGCTTGCGGCGGCCCAATGACGGCCAGGTCAAGGTGTTCGGCCAGGACCTGGCCACACTGGATGAAACCCAGCGTTCCCTGGTGGAGCGGCGCTTTGGCGTGCTGTTCCAGAAGGGCGCGCTGTTCTCTTCGCTGACCGTCACCGAGAACGTCGCCCTGCCGTTGATCGAGCACGCCGGGCTGTCGCGCGCCGACGCCGAGCACCTGGCCGGGGTGAAACTGGCCCTGGCCGGCCTGCCGATCAGCGCCGCCGACAAATACCCCGCGTCGCTGTCCGGCGGCATGATCAAGCGCGCCGCCCTGGCCCGCGCCCTGGCCCTGGACCCGGACATCCTGTTCCTCGACGAGCCCACCGCCGGCCTCGACCCGATCGGCGCCGCCGCCTTCGACCAACTGATCCTCACCCTGCGCGATGCCCTGGGCCTGTCGGTGTTCCTGATCACCCACGACCTGGACACCCTTTACACCATCACCGACCGGGTGGCGGTGCTGGCGCAGAAGAAGGTGCTGGTGGCCGGGCCACTCAGCGAAGTCGAGCAGACCGACGACCCGTGGATTCACGAATACTTTCACGGCCCGCGTGGCCGGGCGGCCGAAGACGCCGCCCTGCGCGCCCGCCAGGAGCGCTGA
- a CDS encoding ABC transporter permease has protein sequence MEPMTAPSAILDTQQQPTRLHIAGDWTLAHYASLKRECERLGSQYGDDTQVDLSQLGRLDTAGASLLAELLGSERLSHCTDDLPDASRALLKNVYCSVQDYCIPVKQPEQPVLLLLLARIGRAVDQLWQDTRQVLGFIGLILETLLLRLFQPHRWRVTPVVAHLEQTGLDAAPIVALLTFLVGAVVAFLGATVLAAFGATIFTVDLVAFSFLREFAVLLTAILMAGRTASAFTAQIGSMKANEEIDAIRTLGLNPIELLVVPRVLALLIALPLLTFLAMLCGLVGGAVVCALTLDISPAMFLSLLQSDIGVQHFLVGLAKAPFFAFLIAAIGCLEGFKVSGSAESVGAHTTSAVVQSIFVVIVLDAVAALFFMEMGW, from the coding sequence ATGGAGCCTATGACCGCCCCGAGCGCAATCCTGGACACCCAGCAGCAGCCCACCCGCCTGCACATTGCCGGCGACTGGACCCTGGCCCACTACGCCAGCCTCAAGCGCGAATGCGAGCGCCTGGGCAGCCAGTACGGCGATGACACCCAGGTCGACCTCAGCCAGCTGGGCCGACTCGACACCGCAGGCGCCTCGCTGCTAGCTGAATTGCTGGGCTCCGAACGCCTGTCACACTGCACTGACGACCTCCCCGACGCCAGCCGCGCCTTGCTCAAGAATGTCTACTGCTCGGTGCAGGACTACTGCATCCCGGTCAAACAGCCCGAGCAGCCGGTGCTGCTCTTGCTGCTGGCACGCATCGGCCGGGCGGTCGACCAACTGTGGCAGGACACCCGGCAGGTGCTGGGCTTCATCGGCCTGATCCTCGAAACCTTGCTGCTGCGCTTGTTCCAGCCCCACCGCTGGCGGGTCACGCCGGTGGTGGCGCATCTTGAGCAGACCGGCCTGGACGCCGCGCCAATCGTGGCCCTGCTGACCTTCCTGGTCGGCGCCGTGGTGGCCTTCCTCGGCGCCACCGTGCTGGCCGCGTTCGGCGCGACGATCTTCACCGTCGACCTGGTGGCGTTCTCCTTCCTGCGCGAATTCGCCGTGCTGCTGACCGCCATCCTCATGGCCGGGCGCACTGCCAGCGCCTTCACCGCGCAGATCGGCTCGATGAAGGCCAACGAAGAGATCGACGCCATCCGCACCCTGGGCCTGAACCCCATCGAACTGCTGGTGGTGCCACGGGTGCTGGCACTGCTGATCGCGCTGCCGCTGCTGACCTTCCTTGCCATGCTCTGTGGCCTGGTCGGCGGCGCGGTGGTCTGCGCCCTGACCCTGGATATCTCGCCAGCCATGTTCCTCTCGCTGCTGCAGAGCGACATCGGCGTGCAGCACTTCCTGGTGGGCCTGGCCAAGGCGCCGTTCTTCGCCTTCCTGATCGCCGCCATCGGCTGCCTTGAGGGCTTCAAGGTCAGCGGCAGCGCCGAGTCGGTGGGGGCCCACACCACTTCCGCCGTGGTGCAGTCGATCTTCGTGGTCATCGTGCTCGACGCAGTAGCCGCGCTGTTCTTCATGGAGATGGGCTGGTGA
- a CDS encoding DUF5924 family protein yields the protein MPPLPNFVLRVIELLKRYPGVIALYGFISGICSFILVDRQAGLASWIAIVMLVSWVWLMLENTLTELFARTFKREIPQPLLRFATQMIHQESLFFVLPFFFITTTWNSGQLVFTGLLGAAGLISIIDPLYHKWLAPRRWLFLALHTLTLFAAMLTALPIILNLTTAQSFKLALVAAMVLSFPSLASSFPINNWRRGVGLVLVTLAVGGGGWLLRSWVPPATLWMTDVAISTEVLNRQPGASLDEVAASRIRSGGLYAYTAINAPRGLNERIYHVWQLNGKEVDRIALDIHGGRKEGYRAWTHKQNFPPNPVGKWQVRVLTEDGQVIGVLRFKVVDDTAPK from the coding sequence ATGCCTCCACTACCCAACTTCGTCCTGCGCGTGATCGAACTGCTCAAGCGCTACCCCGGTGTCATCGCGCTCTACGGTTTCATCTCCGGTATCTGCAGCTTCATCCTGGTCGACCGCCAGGCCGGCCTGGCCAGCTGGATCGCCATCGTGATGCTGGTCAGCTGGGTCTGGCTGATGCTGGAGAACACCCTCACCGAGCTGTTCGCCCGCACCTTCAAGCGCGAGATCCCGCAGCCGCTGCTGCGCTTCGCGACGCAGATGATCCACCAGGAAAGCCTGTTCTTCGTCCTGCCGTTCTTCTTCATCACCACCACCTGGAACAGCGGCCAGCTGGTGTTCACCGGCCTGCTCGGCGCCGCCGGGCTGATCTCGATCATCGACCCGCTGTACCACAAGTGGCTGGCGCCACGGCGCTGGCTGTTCCTGGCGTTGCACACGCTGACGCTGTTCGCCGCGATGCTCACGGCGTTGCCGATCATCCTCAACCTGACCACCGCGCAGAGCTTCAAGCTGGCACTGGTCGCGGCCATGGTGCTGTCGTTCCCGAGCCTGGCCAGCAGCTTCCCGATCAACAACTGGCGCCGTGGCGTGGGACTGGTGCTGGTCACCCTGGCAGTGGGAGGCGGTGGCTGGCTGCTGCGCTCCTGGGTACCGCCGGCCACCCTGTGGATGACCGACGTGGCGATCAGCACCGAGGTGCTCAACCGCCAACCAGGCGCGTCGCTGGACGAAGTCGCCGCCAGCCGCATTCGCAGCGGCGGGCTGTACGCCTATACCGCGATCAATGCGCCGCGCGGGCTTAATGAACGCATCTACCATGTGTGGCAGCTCAACGGTAAAGAGGTCGACCGCATCGCCCTGGATATCCATGGCGGGCGCAAGGAGGGCTACCGCGCCTGGACCCACAAGCAGAACTTCCCGCCCAACCCGGTGGGCAAGTGGCAGGTGAGGGTGCTGACCGAGGATGGGCAGGTGATCGGGGTGTTGCGGTTCAAGGTGGTCGACGACACAGCACCCAAATAG
- a CDS encoding M16 family metallopeptidase, which translates to MRCLMFVCLLICSLPSLALDRSRVEGYLLPNGLQVILKSGYERDHVSIRLVVGVGLDDFECDQRELPHLLEHLLFSGIDETGEGGLEERIQELGGEWNAFTSSADTTFVIEAPARNQRKVLDLLLSLLRDTRIDAKALATAKKIIEREDGGHYGHLQRWLDRQEVGHPASEQLATELGLKCKERSDVDDMTLEQVQHLREHWYVANNMTLIVVGGLDRLLPAYLERTFGELPATEPEERRTLESISQQAEQRRDLTRGWLGDSVKLHWLFIEPTLDNGHDQTLELLSRYLDWALYDQLRLRHGLSYGPSAQRESFGDSGMLSLNADLERQDIDAAVKVLTQLFDHLRKHGLDPDTFARIKEAAIARESWSTQGNTALADYYWGALNDYENGRFSDPMRKLRQVTLKEADAALRELLKEPGYLRIEKPLLGYDELYGLVALILGLVLAIGLIRRRRVMANRPSGATRK; encoded by the coding sequence ATGCGTTGCCTGATGTTCGTTTGCCTGCTGATCTGCAGCCTGCCCAGCCTTGCCCTCGATCGCTCGCGGGTCGAAGGCTACCTGTTGCCCAACGGCCTGCAGGTGATCCTCAAGTCCGGCTACGAGCGCGACCATGTCTCGATCCGCCTGGTGGTGGGCGTCGGCCTTGACGATTTCGAGTGCGACCAGCGGGAGCTGCCGCACTTGCTCGAACACTTGCTGTTCAGCGGCATCGACGAGACCGGGGAGGGCGGCCTGGAAGAGCGCATCCAGGAACTGGGCGGGGAGTGGAACGCCTTCACCAGCAGCGCCGACACCACGTTCGTCATCGAAGCCCCCGCACGCAACCAACGCAAGGTGCTCGACCTGTTGCTCTCATTGCTGCGTGACACGCGCATCGACGCCAAGGCCCTGGCCACGGCGAAGAAGATCATCGAACGCGAGGACGGTGGCCACTATGGCCACCTGCAACGCTGGCTGGATCGCCAGGAGGTTGGCCACCCGGCCAGCGAACAGCTGGCGACGGAGCTGGGCCTCAAGTGCAAGGAGCGCTCCGATGTCGACGACATGACCCTCGAACAGGTCCAGCACCTGCGCGAACACTGGTACGTCGCCAACAACATGACCCTGATCGTCGTCGGCGGCCTCGACCGCCTGCTGCCGGCCTACCTGGAGCGAACCTTCGGCGAGCTGCCGGCTACCGAACCAGAAGAACGTCGCACGCTCGAGAGCATCAGCCAGCAGGCCGAACAGCGCCGCGACCTGACCCGCGGCTGGCTGGGCGACAGCGTCAAACTGCACTGGCTGTTCATCGAGCCCACCTTGGACAACGGCCACGACCAGACGCTGGAGCTGCTTTCGCGCTACCTGGACTGGGCCCTGTACGACCAGCTGCGCCTGCGCCACGGGCTGTCCTACGGCCCATCGGCGCAACGCGAGAGCTTCGGTGACAGCGGCATGCTCAGCCTCAATGCCGACCTCGAGCGCCAGGACATCGACGCCGCGGTGAAGGTGCTCACGCAGTTGTTCGACCACCTGCGCAAGCATGGCCTGGACCCGGACACCTTCGCCCGGATCAAGGAGGCGGCGATCGCCCGTGAAAGCTGGAGCACCCAGGGCAACACGGCGCTGGCCGATTATTACTGGGGGGCGCTCAACGATTACGAGAACGGACGCTTCAGCGACCCGATGCGCAAGCTGCGCCAGGTCACCCTGAAAGAGGCCGATGCAGCGTTGCGCGAGCTGTTGAAGGAGCCGGGGTACCTGCGGATCGAGAAACCACTGCTGGGGTATGACGAGCTGTATGGGCTGGTGGCATTGATACTGGGGCTGGTACTCGCCATCGGGTTGATCCGCCGGCGCCGCGTAATGGCGAATCGCCCCAGCGGTGCTACTCGGAAGTAG
- a CDS encoding Na/Pi cotransporter family protein, whose translation MLTLLNLLSAVALLVWGTHIVRTGILRVFGANLRRVLSQNMNKRPLAFIAGILVTAMVQSSNATAMLVTSFVGQGLMAMTPALAIMLGADVGTALMARVLTFDLSWLSPLLIFLGVIFFLSRKQTRAGQLGRVGIGLGLIILALQLIVHAAAPITHAQGVKVLFASLTGDILLDALVGALFAMISYSSLAAVLLTATLAGAEVISLPVAIGLVIGANIGSGLLAFLTTSLQNSAGRRVALGSLLYKMIGLVLIIPVLHPLVEWMDSLSFSPQELVIGFHLLYNTLRCLLMLPTTKLMGRVCDSLLPERESGNGHYQPRHLDPTALTTPTLALANAVRETLRLGDIVDNLLSAMLGALRGTQAAMPQQVRAMSEDAEALYNAIKLYLAQMPREDLGEQDNRRWAEIIELAINLKLASDLIERMLRKVQQQKTSQRREFSQVGLEELTGLQEQLLANLRLGLSVFLTADPQSAHQLLREKRRFRAQERRLAHAHVSRLQRKVVQSIETSSLHLELIADMKRLNSLFCSSAYVVLGGTDTGGLMLDSVPDEARQP comes from the coding sequence ATGCTGACCCTGCTCAACCTGCTTTCCGCCGTCGCCCTGCTGGTCTGGGGCACGCACATCGTGCGTACCGGCATCCTGCGGGTATTCGGCGCGAACCTGCGCCGGGTGCTGAGCCAGAACATGAACAAGCGCCCGCTGGCCTTCATCGCCGGCATTCTCGTGACCGCCATGGTGCAGAGCAGCAACGCTACCGCCATGCTGGTCACCTCGTTCGTCGGCCAGGGGCTGATGGCCATGACCCCGGCCCTGGCGATCATGCTTGGGGCCGACGTCGGTACCGCGCTGATGGCACGGGTGCTGACCTTCGACCTGTCCTGGCTGTCACCGCTGCTGATCTTCCTCGGGGTCATCTTCTTTCTTTCGCGCAAGCAGACCCGTGCCGGCCAGCTGGGTCGGGTAGGCATCGGCCTGGGCCTGATCATCCTGGCGCTGCAGCTGATCGTGCATGCTGCGGCCCCCATCACCCACGCCCAAGGGGTGAAGGTGCTGTTCGCCTCGCTGACCGGCGATATTCTCCTCGACGCCCTGGTCGGCGCACTGTTCGCGATGATCTCCTACTCAAGCCTGGCCGCCGTGCTGCTCACCGCCACCCTGGCCGGCGCCGAGGTGATCAGCCTGCCGGTGGCCATCGGCCTGGTGATCGGCGCCAACATCGGCAGCGGCCTGCTCGCCTTCCTCACCACCAGCCTGCAGAACAGCGCCGGTCGGCGGGTGGCGCTGGGCAGCCTGCTGTACAAGATGATCGGCCTGGTGCTGATCATCCCGGTACTGCACCCGCTGGTGGAGTGGATGGACAGCCTGAGCTTCAGCCCGCAGGAGCTGGTGATCGGCTTCCACCTGCTCTACAACACCCTGCGCTGCCTGCTCATGCTGCCCACGACCAAGCTCATGGGCCGTGTGTGCGACAGCCTGCTGCCTGAACGGGAGAGCGGCAACGGCCACTACCAACCTCGTCATCTCGACCCGACCGCCCTGACCACCCCAACGCTGGCCCTGGCCAACGCCGTACGCGAAACCCTGCGCCTGGGCGATATCGTCGACAACCTGCTGAGCGCCATGCTCGGCGCCCTGCGTGGCACCCAAGCCGCCATGCCCCAGCAAGTGCGGGCCATGAGTGAGGACGCCGAGGCCCTGTACAACGCCATCAAGCTGTACTTGGCGCAGATGCCGCGCGAAGACCTTGGTGAACAGGACAACCGGCGTTGGGCCGAGATCATCGAGCTGGCGATCAACCTCAAGCTGGCCAGCGACCTGATCGAGCGCATGCTGCGCAAGGTGCAGCAACAGAAGACCTCGCAGCGCCGCGAGTTCTCGCAAGTCGGTCTGGAAGAGTTGACCGGCCTGCAGGAGCAACTGCTGGCCAACCTGCGCCTGGGCCTGTCGGTGTTTCTCACGGCCGACCCGCAAAGCGCGCACCAGCTGCTGCGGGAAAAACGCCGCTTCCGCGCCCAGGAGCGGCGCCTGGCCCACGCCCATGTCAGCCGCCTGCAACGTAAAGTGGTGCAGAGTATCGAGACCAGTTCGCTACACTTGGAGCTCATCGCCGACATGAAACGGTTGAACTCTTTGTTCTGCAGCAGTGCCTATGTGGTACTGGGCGGCACCGATACCGGCGGGCTGATGCTCGACAGCGTGCCGGACGAAGCCCGCCAACCCTGA
- a CDS encoding TerC family protein, giving the protein MEWLTSPEIWVAFFTLTALEIVLGIDNIIMISILVSRMPKHMQPRTRIFGLALAMVTRIMLLLSITWVMRLTDDLFHVLGQGISGRDLILFFGGLFLLWKSSQEIYHGLEGEDESPDEPKGAGGKFFYTIIQIAIIDIVFSLDSVITAVGMVSHVPVMIAAIIVAVLVMMLCAGTISDFIDKHPSLKMLALSFLIVVGTVLIAESFDVHVPKGYVYFAMAFSLAVEAINIRMRTAMARKKGKEHEPVKLRKDIPGQ; this is encoded by the coding sequence ATGGAATGGCTGACCAGCCCGGAAATCTGGGTTGCCTTTTTCACCCTCACGGCCCTTGAGATCGTGCTCGGGATCGACAACATCATCATGATCTCGATCCTGGTCAGCCGCATGCCCAAGCACATGCAACCGCGCACGCGGATCTTCGGCCTGGCCCTGGCCATGGTCACGCGGATCATGCTGCTGCTGTCGATCACCTGGGTCATGCGCCTGACCGACGACCTGTTCCACGTGCTGGGCCAGGGCATCTCCGGGCGCGACCTGATCCTGTTCTTCGGTGGCCTGTTCCTGCTGTGGAAGAGCTCCCAGGAGATCTACCACGGCCTGGAAGGCGAGGACGAGAGCCCGGACGAGCCGAAAGGCGCGGGCGGCAAGTTCTTCTACACCATCATCCAGATCGCCATCATCGACATCGTGTTCTCCCTGGACTCGGTGATCACCGCCGTGGGCATGGTCTCCCACGTACCGGTGATGATCGCCGCGATCATCGTCGCGGTGCTGGTGATGATGCTCTGCGCCGGCACCATCAGCGACTTCATCGACAAGCACCCTTCGCTGAAGATGCTTGCGCTTTCGTTCCTGATCGTCGTCGGTACCGTGCTGATCGCCGAATCGTTCGATGTGCATGTACCAAAAGGCTATGTGTACTTCGCCATGGCCTTCTCGCTGGCGGTGGAGGCCATCAACATCCGTATGCGCACGGCGATGGCGCGTAAAAAGGGCAAGGAGCATGAGCCGGTGAAACTGCGCAAGGATATTCCCGGGCAGTAA
- a CDS encoding CitMHS family transporter, whose translation MLTFLGFAMVITFMYLIMTKRLSALIALILVPILFALFGGFSAKIGPMMLEGISKLAPTGVMLMFAILYFALMIDSGLFDPAVRKILKLVKGDPLKVSVGTAVLALVVSLDGDGATTYMICCAAMLPLYSRLGMSPRIMAGLIILAGGVMNMTPWGGPTARAASALHVDPSDIFVPMIPAMAFGVAAILAIAYWYGKRERARLGELHLPTDDIDHSEISVSQFPEARRPKLIWFNGALTAALMVALIASLLPLPVLFMIAFSIAMIVNYPCLQQQKDRIAAHASSVLAVSGLIFAAGIFTGILSGTGMVDAMSKSLLAVIPEAFGPYMAVITAIVSMPFTFFMSNDAFYYGVLPVLSEFASHYGVTPVEMARASIVGQPVHLLSPLVPSTYLLVALAGIEFGDHQRFTLKWAVLVCLCIMFGALALGTFPLFSSL comes from the coding sequence ATGCTGACCTTCCTCGGCTTCGCCATGGTCATCACCTTCATGTACCTGATCATGACCAAGCGCCTGTCGGCCTTGATCGCGCTGATCCTGGTACCGATCCTGTTCGCCCTGTTCGGTGGTTTTTCCGCCAAGATCGGCCCGATGATGCTCGAAGGCATCAGCAAGCTCGCGCCCACCGGCGTGATGCTGATGTTCGCCATTCTCTATTTCGCCCTCATGATCGATTCCGGCCTGTTCGACCCGGCCGTGCGCAAGATCCTCAAGCTGGTCAAGGGCGACCCGCTGAAAGTCTCGGTCGGCACCGCCGTGCTGGCCTTGGTGGTGTCCCTCGACGGTGACGGCGCCACCACCTACATGATCTGCTGCGCCGCCATGCTGCCGCTGTACAGCCGCCTGGGGATGAGCCCGCGGATCATGGCCGGCCTGATCATCCTCGCCGGCGGGGTGATGAACATGACCCCATGGGGTGGCCCCACCGCCCGCGCCGCCAGCGCCCTGCACGTGGACCCGTCGGACATCTTCGTGCCGATGATCCCGGCCATGGCCTTTGGCGTGGCGGCGATCCTGGCCATCGCCTACTGGTACGGCAAGCGCGAGCGTGCCCGCCTGGGCGAACTGCACCTGCCGACCGACGACATCGACCATAGCGAGATCAGCGTGTCGCAGTTCCCGGAGGCCCGCCGGCCGAAACTTATCTGGTTCAACGGCGCCCTGACCGCCGCGCTGATGGTCGCGCTGATCGCCAGCCTGTTGCCGCTACCGGTGCTGTTCATGATCGCCTTCAGTATCGCCATGATCGTCAACTACCCGTGCCTGCAACAGCAGAAGGACCGAATCGCCGCCCACGCCTCCAGCGTGCTGGCCGTCAGCGGGCTGATCTTCGCCGCTGGCATCTTCACCGGAATCCTGTCGGGCACCGGCATGGTCGACGCCATGTCCAAGAGCCTGCTGGCGGTGATTCCGGAAGCGTTCGGCCCTTACATGGCGGTGATCACCGCCATCGTCAGCATGCCGTTCACCTTCTTCATGTCCAACGACGCCTTCTACTACGGCGTGCTGCCGGTGCTGTCGGAGTTCGCCAGCCACTATGGCGTCACCCCGGTGGAAATGGCCCGTGCGTCGATCGTCGGGCAGCCGGTACACCTGCTCAGCCCGCTGGTACCCTCCACCTACCTGCTGGTGGCCCTGGCTGGCATCGAGTTCGGCGATCACCAGCGCTTCACCCTCAAGTGGGCAGTGCTGGTGTGCCTGTGCATAATGTTCGGCGCGCTGGCCCTGGGGACTTTCCCGCTGTTCAGCAGTCTGTAA
- a CDS encoding GFA family protein, whose product MSNVEEGGCHCGALRYRLEGELGDVAHCHCSICRRVSGGTLVTWVSVPLAGFQWLSGSPQRYVAPASCSRYFCGLCGAHVALVTTLSPQTIDVTVATLDHPQRVRPNRHIWVGSRLPWLKVDDGLPSEDEEHL is encoded by the coding sequence ATGTCGAATGTCGAGGAAGGCGGCTGCCATTGCGGCGCGCTGCGGTACCGTTTGGAGGGTGAGCTGGGCGATGTCGCCCATTGCCATTGTTCGATTTGCCGGCGGGTCAGTGGCGGCACCCTGGTGACCTGGGTCAGCGTGCCCCTTGCGGGTTTCCAGTGGTTGTCGGGGTCGCCGCAGCGCTACGTGGCGCCCGCCAGTTGCAGCCGGTATTTCTGTGGGCTTTGTGGCGCGCATGTGGCATTGGTGACCACGCTCAGCCCGCAGACCATCGATGTGACGGTGGCGACGCTGGATCATCCGCAGCGGGTGCGGCCGAACCGGCATATCTGGGTGGGGAGCCGATTGCCGTGGTTGAAGGTGGATGACGGGTTGCCTTCGGAAGACGAAGAGCACCTGTGA